One genomic region from Streptomyces sp. NBC_01431 encodes:
- a CDS encoding YchJ family protein, with protein MSRRTKRPARPAVPTSCPCGLPAPYAECCGRYHAGPAAAPTAEALMRSRFSAFAVQDGPYLLRTWHPDTRPERIDFDPGMRWTRLEILDTTDGSAFHSTATVTFRAHYTHGGEAGSLHEQSRFSRVDGAWVYLDAVFAD; from the coding sequence ATGTCCCGTCGCACCAAGCGCCCCGCACGCCCCGCCGTCCCGACGTCCTGCCCCTGCGGGTTGCCCGCCCCTTACGCCGAGTGCTGCGGCCGCTACCACGCGGGCCCGGCCGCCGCCCCCACCGCCGAGGCCCTGATGCGTTCGCGGTTCAGTGCCTTCGCCGTCCAGGACGGGCCCTACCTGCTGCGCACCTGGCACCCCGACACCCGGCCCGAGCGCATCGACTTCGACCCCGGCATGCGCTGGACCCGCCTGGAGATCCTGGACACCACCGACGGCAGCGCCTTCCACTCCACGGCGACGGTCACCTTCCGGGCGCACTACACCCACGGCGGCGAGGCGGGATCCCTGCACGAGCAGAGCCGGTTCTCCCGCGTGGACGGCGCCTGGGTCTACCTGGACGCGGTCTTCGCCGACTGA
- a CDS encoding GOLPH3/VPS74 family protein — MSTARDLLIVSMDVTAAVRPVEQGELSLALAGAELLDLADADTLALDGDRIVPGTPCDLGDRQLTEAASALTRQAPYESVEDWLWRRGRGLHAAYLATLETDGTLTRAPSRWMPLRSGRAEVADSAVRRDAMARWTSGEPVLAGLAAAARLRDEAPEDLADRTGEAVATVLAAVDDAVTELVAVRQRRSIEEAAFDNLWRGQ, encoded by the coding sequence ATGTCCACAGCACGGGACCTGCTGATTGTCAGCATGGACGTCACCGCCGCCGTCCGCCCCGTCGAGCAGGGCGAGCTCTCACTGGCCCTCGCCGGAGCCGAACTGCTCGACCTCGCCGACGCCGACACCCTCGCCCTGGACGGCGACCGCATCGTCCCCGGCACCCCTTGCGACCTCGGCGACCGACAGCTGACCGAAGCCGCCTCGGCCCTCACGCGCCAGGCCCCGTACGAGTCCGTGGAGGACTGGCTGTGGCGCCGGGGCCGCGGACTGCACGCGGCCTACCTCGCCACTCTGGAGACGGACGGGACCCTCACCCGGGCCCCCAGCCGCTGGATGCCGCTGCGTTCCGGCCGGGCGGAGGTGGCCGACTCGGCGGTCCGGCGCGACGCGATGGCCCGCTGGACATCGGGCGAGCCTGTCCTCGCCGGTCTCGCGGCCGCCGCCCGGCTGCGCGACGAGGCACCCGAGGACCTCGCGGACCGCACCGGCGAGGCGGTCGCGACCGTACTGGCCGCCGTGGACGACGCGGTGACGGAACTGGTCGCGGTACGGCAGCGGCGCAGCATCGAGGAGGCGGCCTTCGACAACCTCTGGCGGGGCCAGTGA
- a CDS encoding SAM-dependent methyltransferase, whose protein sequence is MTGQDRTAVQLDTSKPHPARVYDWFLGGKDNYPVDEALAKQLLAVDSRGRDIARVNRAFMHRATRWLAEQGVRQFLDIGTGIPTEPNLHQVAQRTAPDARIVYADNDPIVLRHAEALLRSAPEGVTEYIQADLREVDRILELARNTLDFERPVALSLIALTHFIGDADDVYGIVDRLLDVLAPGSHLVLSQITGDFDPESAARAVELYKSGGVTLRPRTKAEFARFFDGRELVAPGVGLAAAWHPELGEAAAEGDATIPVYAGVARKA, encoded by the coding sequence ATGACCGGGCAAGACCGCACCGCCGTACAGCTCGACACCAGCAAGCCCCATCCGGCCCGGGTGTACGACTGGTTCCTCGGCGGGAAGGACAACTACCCGGTCGACGAGGCGCTGGCCAAGCAGCTGCTCGCGGTCGACTCGCGCGGCCGGGACATCGCGCGGGTCAACCGGGCGTTCATGCACCGCGCGACGCGCTGGCTCGCCGAGCAGGGCGTACGCCAGTTCCTGGACATCGGCACCGGCATCCCCACCGAGCCCAACCTCCACCAGGTCGCCCAGCGCACCGCGCCCGACGCCCGGATCGTGTACGCGGACAACGATCCGATTGTGCTGCGGCACGCGGAGGCCCTGCTGCGCTCCGCCCCCGAGGGCGTCACCGAGTACATCCAGGCGGACCTGCGTGAAGTCGACCGCATCCTCGAACTCGCCCGGAACACCCTGGACTTCGAGCGGCCCGTCGCGCTCTCGCTGATCGCCCTGACCCACTTCATCGGCGACGCCGACGACGTGTACGGGATCGTGGACCGGCTCCTCGACGTCCTGGCCCCGGGCAGCCATCTGGTCCTGTCGCAGATCACCGGCGACTTCGACCCGGAGAGCGCGGCCCGTGCCGTCGAGCTCTACAAGTCGGGCGGTGTCACCCTGCGACCGCGCACCAAGGCCGAGTTCGCCCGGTTCTTCGACGGGCGTGAGCTGGTAGCCCCGGGCGTCGGCCTGGCCGCCGCCTGGCACCCGGAGCTCGGCGAGGCGGCGGCCGAGGGCGACGCGACGATTCCCGTCTACGCGGGCGTGGCCCGCAAGGCCTGA
- a CDS encoding DUF397 domain-containing protein translates to MDHIYDGGPADGRIYNGMPAAELGAEGWHKPWSGGNGGNCFEAMKLADGRVAVRQSADPEGPALIYTPGEIAAFIQGAKSGQADFLLR, encoded by the coding sequence ATGGATCACATATACGACGGCGGGCCGGCGGACGGGCGCATCTACAACGGCATGCCCGCCGCCGAACTCGGCGCCGAGGGCTGGCACAAACCGTGGAGCGGCGGGAACGGCGGCAACTGCTTCGAAGCCATGAAGCTGGCCGACGGCCGGGTCGCGGTGCGCCAGTCCGCCGATCCGGAAGGCCCCGCGCTGATCTACACCCCCGGTGAGATCGCCGCCTTCATCCAGGGCGCGAAGTCGGGCCAGGCCGACTTCCTGCTCAGGTGA
- a CDS encoding helix-turn-helix domain-containing protein, whose product MSEPRSAPTVGQVVLGRRLQDLRERAGLRREEAAKVLRVAPATIRRMEMAEVSLKIPYVVLLLKAYGIGDDEAEGFVALAEEANKPGWWQRFHDILPDWFSMYVSLEGAASLIRSYEPHFVPGLLQTEEYARGVMRSGALGATSEADTDRHVALRMERQSLLTRDDAPRLWVVMDETVLRRPVGSPQVMRDQIDRLLEASALPNVTVQLAEFASGHHPGTYGPFVLFRFAVPELPDMVYSEYLTGAVYLDARPEVATHLEVMDRMAAQAATAQRTKEILRDLREEL is encoded by the coding sequence GTGAGTGAACCCCGGTCCGCCCCGACCGTGGGCCAGGTCGTGCTGGGCAGGCGCCTCCAGGACCTGCGCGAGCGGGCCGGACTCAGGCGCGAGGAGGCGGCCAAGGTGCTGCGGGTGGCCCCGGCCACCATCCGGCGCATGGAGATGGCCGAGGTTTCCCTCAAGATCCCCTACGTGGTGCTGCTGCTGAAGGCGTACGGCATCGGCGACGACGAGGCGGAAGGTTTCGTCGCCCTGGCCGAAGAGGCCAACAAACCGGGCTGGTGGCAGCGGTTCCACGACATCCTGCCGGACTGGTTCAGCATGTACGTCAGCCTGGAGGGCGCCGCCTCGCTGATCAGGTCCTACGAGCCGCACTTCGTGCCCGGCCTGCTCCAGACCGAGGAGTACGCCCGCGGCGTGATGCGCAGCGGGGCGCTCGGCGCCACCAGCGAGGCCGACACCGACCGGCACGTTGCGCTGCGCATGGAGCGCCAGTCGCTGCTCACCCGCGACGACGCGCCGCGCCTGTGGGTCGTCATGGACGAGACGGTGCTGCGCCGCCCGGTCGGCTCGCCGCAGGTGATGCGGGACCAGATCGACCGCCTCCTGGAGGCGTCCGCGCTGCCCAACGTCACCGTGCAGCTGGCTGAGTTCGCCTCCGGGCACCATCCGGGCACGTACGGCCCGTTCGTCCTCTTCCGCTTCGCCGTGCCCGAACTGCCGGACATGGTCTACAGCGAGTACCTGACCGGCGCGGTCTACCTGGACGCGCGCCCCGAGGTGGCCACCCATCTGGAGGTCATGGACCGCATGGCGGCTCAGGCCGCGACTGCACAACGCACGAAGGAGATCCTCAGGGATCTCCGCGAGGAGCTGTGA
- a CDS encoding ATP-binding protein: protein MAPGNALIPQLTGACSGISVRRHTFDLAARTESVAVARRRSRDLLTGWGHHEELHETAELVISELVTNAVVHTAGDYILCELTDHQSLLRIAVRDLGCGTAGPRLCHSADEEERGRGLLLVDAVSSSWGTHDAPYGPGRIVWAELAHCGPRQAGRPC, encoded by the coding sequence GTGGCTCCTGGTAACGCGCTCATCCCCCAGCTGACTGGCGCATGCTCCGGGATCTCTGTCCGGCGGCACACCTTCGACCTGGCGGCCCGTACCGAATCCGTCGCCGTCGCCCGGCGGCGCAGCAGGGACCTGCTGACCGGCTGGGGACACCACGAGGAGCTCCACGAGACCGCCGAACTGGTGATCTCCGAGCTCGTCACCAACGCCGTCGTGCACACCGCCGGCGACTACATACTGTGCGAACTCACCGACCACCAGAGCCTGTTGCGCATAGCGGTCCGGGATCTGGGGTGCGGGACGGCGGGGCCGAGGCTGTGCCACTCCGCCGATGAGGAGGAACGCGGACGCGGGCTGCTGCTCGTGGACGCGGTGAGCAGCTCGTGGGGCACGCACGACGCCCCGTACGGGCCCGGCCGGATCGTCTGGGCCGAGCTCGCGCACTGCGGCCCGCGCCAGGCGGGCCGTCCGTGCTGA
- a CDS encoding LysR family transcriptional regulator has product MIDPRRLRILRAAADHRTVTAAAAALYLTPSAVSQQLAALEQETGHTLLTRSGKGVRLTAAGEILLEHANAVLAQLERAEAELADYAGGVAGEVTVAAFATGIAEVLAPAITRLRETHPAIRVRVRDAEGDEALPLVLDGEADLALAVEYRGAPREDDSRLSRVPLYAEPFDAVLHATHPLAQSPDVPLSALAEDDWIGPYPGNPCHDVMLLACELAGFQPKLVHSSDDFRAVVALAGAGAGVALVPRSALRGMEQKDTVVRPVAGPAATRRVFAAVRRGAERHPLFRPVLEALAEAARDLPVD; this is encoded by the coding sequence GTGATCGACCCCCGCCGGCTCCGCATCCTGCGTGCCGCGGCGGACCACCGTACGGTGACCGCCGCGGCAGCAGCGCTGTATCTGACTCCCTCGGCCGTCTCCCAGCAGCTCGCCGCGCTGGAGCAGGAGACCGGGCACACCCTGCTGACCCGCAGCGGCAAGGGGGTGCGGCTGACGGCCGCGGGCGAGATCCTCCTGGAGCACGCCAACGCGGTCCTGGCCCAGCTGGAGCGGGCGGAGGCGGAGCTGGCCGACTATGCGGGCGGCGTGGCCGGTGAGGTCACCGTGGCGGCCTTCGCGACGGGCATCGCGGAGGTGCTCGCACCCGCCATCACGCGGCTGCGCGAGACGCACCCCGCGATCCGGGTCAGGGTGCGCGACGCCGAGGGCGACGAGGCACTTCCCCTGGTCCTGGACGGCGAGGCGGATCTGGCCCTCGCCGTGGAATACCGGGGCGCGCCCCGCGAGGACGACAGCAGGCTCTCCCGCGTCCCGCTGTACGCCGAGCCCTTCGACGCCGTGCTGCACGCCACCCACCCGCTGGCCCAGTCGCCGGACGTGCCGCTCTCGGCACTCGCCGAGGACGACTGGATCGGGCCCTACCCGGGCAACCCTTGCCACGACGTCATGCTGCTCGCCTGCGAACTCGCCGGATTCCAGCCCAAGTTGGTGCACTCCTCGGACGACTTCCGGGCGGTGGTCGCGCTGGCCGGGGCGGGCGCGGGCGTGGCGCTCGTGCCGCGTTCGGCACTGCGCGGCATGGAGCAGAAGGACACGGTGGTACGCCCGGTGGCGGGCCCGGCGGCAACCCGCCGGGTGTTCGCCGCGGTACGCCGAGGGGCCGAACGCCACCCCCTGTTCCGCCCGGTCCTGGAAGCCCTGGCAGAGGCGGCGCGCGACCTGCCGGTGGACTGA
- a CDS encoding glycine C-acetyltransferase, whose amino-acid sequence MYANVRDDLQKTLDEIKEAGLFKPERVISTPQSASVSVPSGDVLNFCANNYLGLADHPEVVAAAKDALDRWGYGMASVRFICGTQDVHKELEARLSAFLGQEDTILYSSCFDANGGVFETLLDAEDAVISDALNHASIIDGIRLSKAARFRYANRDMADLEAKLKEASGARRRLIVTDGVFSMDGYIAPLQEICDLADRYDAMVMVDDSHAVGFTGPGGAGTPALHGVSDRVDIITGTLGKALGGASGGYVAARAEIVALLRQRSRPYLFSNSLAPVIAAASLKVLDLLESAGDLREKLAANTALFRTKMTEAGFEILPGEHPIAPVMIGDAAEAGRMAELLLERGVYVIGFSYPVVPMGAARIRVQLSAAHSTGDIEKTVAAFVDARAVMKG is encoded by the coding sequence ATGTACGCGAACGTCCGCGACGACCTCCAGAAGACCCTTGACGAGATCAAGGAAGCCGGTCTCTTCAAGCCCGAGCGCGTGATCTCCACCCCGCAGAGCGCCTCCGTCTCCGTGCCGTCGGGCGACGTACTGAACTTCTGCGCCAACAACTACCTCGGCCTCGCCGACCACCCCGAAGTCGTCGCCGCCGCCAAGGACGCCCTGGACCGCTGGGGCTACGGCATGGCCTCGGTCCGCTTCATCTGCGGCACCCAGGACGTCCACAAGGAGCTGGAGGCCCGCCTGTCGGCGTTCCTCGGCCAGGAGGACACGATCCTCTACTCGTCCTGCTTCGACGCCAACGGCGGCGTCTTCGAGACCCTGCTCGACGCCGAGGACGCGGTGATCTCCGACGCCCTCAACCACGCCTCGATCATCGACGGCATCCGGCTGTCCAAGGCCGCCCGGTTCCGCTACGCCAACCGCGACATGGCCGACCTGGAGGCCAAGCTCAAGGAGGCGTCCGGCGCCCGCCGCCGCCTGATCGTCACCGACGGCGTGTTCTCCATGGACGGCTACATCGCGCCGCTCCAGGAGATCTGCGACCTCGCCGACCGGTACGACGCCATGGTCATGGTCGACGACTCGCACGCCGTCGGCTTCACCGGCCCCGGCGGCGCCGGCACACCGGCCCTGCACGGGGTGAGCGACCGCGTCGACATCATCACCGGCACCCTCGGCAAGGCGCTGGGCGGCGCCTCCGGCGGCTATGTGGCGGCCCGCGCCGAGATCGTCGCCCTGCTGCGCCAGCGCTCCCGCCCGTACCTGTTCTCGAACTCGCTCGCCCCCGTCATCGCGGCTGCCTCCCTCAAGGTCCTCGACCTGCTCGAATCGGCCGGTGACCTGCGCGAGAAGCTCGCCGCGAACACCGCTCTCTTCCGTACGAAGATGACCGAGGCGGGCTTCGAGATCCTGCCCGGCGAGCACCCCATCGCCCCCGTCATGATCGGCGACGCCGCCGAGGCGGGCCGCATGGCCGAGCTGCTCCTGGAGCGCGGGGTGTACGTGATCGGCTTCTCCTACCCGGTGGTCCCGATGGGCGCGGCCCGCATCCGCGTCCAGCTCTCGGCCGCGCACTCCACCGGAGACATCGAGAAGACCGTCGCCGCGTTCGTCGACGCGCGGGCGGTGATGAAGGGCTGA
- the tdh gene encoding L-threonine 3-dehydrogenase yields the protein MKALVKQHAEPGLWLMDVPEPETGPGDVLIKVLRTGICGTDLHIRSWDGWAQGAVKTPLILGHEFVGEVAAIGADVQDIAVGDLVSGEGHLVCGKCRNCLAGRRHLCRSTIGLGVGRNGAFAEYVALPASNVWVHRTQVDLDVAAIFDPFGNAVHTALSFPLVGEDVLITGAGPIGIMAAAVAKHAGARSVVITDVSESRLEIARKAGATLALNVAEHTIADAQKQLGLKEGFDIGLEMSGRPEAMRDMVANMTHGGRIAMLGLPSQEFAVDWAKIVTSMITVKGIYGREMFETWYAMTVLLEGGLDLSPVITGSYGYQDFDAAFDEAATARSGKIILDWTV from the coding sequence ATGAAGGCCCTTGTCAAGCAGCACGCCGAACCCGGACTGTGGCTCATGGACGTGCCCGAGCCGGAGACGGGGCCCGGCGACGTGCTGATCAAGGTCCTTCGCACCGGCATCTGCGGTACCGACCTGCACATCCGCTCCTGGGACGGCTGGGCGCAGGGCGCCGTCAAGACGCCGCTGATCCTGGGCCACGAGTTCGTCGGCGAGGTCGCCGCGATCGGCGCGGACGTCCAGGACATCGCGGTGGGCGACCTGGTCAGCGGCGAGGGTCACCTCGTGTGCGGGAAGTGCCGCAACTGTCTGGCCGGACGCCGCCACCTGTGCCGCTCCACCATCGGCCTGGGCGTCGGCCGTAACGGCGCGTTCGCCGAGTACGTGGCGCTGCCCGCCTCCAACGTGTGGGTGCACCGCACCCAGGTCGACCTGGACGTCGCCGCGATCTTCGACCCGTTCGGCAACGCCGTGCACACCGCGCTGTCCTTCCCGCTCGTCGGCGAGGACGTGCTGATCACCGGCGCGGGCCCGATCGGCATCATGGCCGCCGCCGTTGCCAAGCACGCCGGTGCCCGCAGCGTCGTGATCACCGACGTCAGCGAGTCCCGCCTGGAGATCGCCCGCAAGGCCGGAGCCACCCTCGCGCTCAACGTCGCCGAGCACACCATCGCCGACGCCCAGAAGCAGCTCGGCCTCAAGGAGGGCTTCGACATCGGCCTGGAGATGTCGGGCCGCCCCGAGGCCATGCGCGACATGGTCGCCAACATGACGCACGGCGGCCGCATCGCGATGCTCGGCCTGCCGTCGCAGGAGTTCGCCGTCGACTGGGCGAAGATCGTCACCTCGATGATCACCGTCAAGGGGATCTACGGCCGCGAGATGTTCGAGACGTGGTACGCGATGACCGTCCTCCTGGAGGGCGGCCTCGACCTCAGCCCCGTGATCACCGGCTCGTACGGCTACCAGGACTTCGACGCGGCCTTCGACGAGGCCGCCACCGCCCGCAGCGGCAAGATCATCCTCGACTGGACCGTCTGA
- a CDS encoding AfsR/SARP family transcriptional regulator, with product MIRYHVLGPTRARHPDGSQVPLGGARLRALLAALAAGAGRAVPQSVLVAQVWGEGNALPADEIAAVQALVGRLRRALGRDAVESVPGGYRLAARAEEIDLFHFERLAQEGVAALAAGDPLRASGLLHDALALWQGPVLADLPARDGDPAVVRAERHRADARRHRLAAQVELGHAESALGELSALAATAPLDEPLQALHIRALRAAGRPAEALAAYESVRSALADRLGTGPGPQLLALHTELLNPERHADSALAGRTRTDPSRTVSPANAGLPGRGSAAEPRTPPRRPAGNLRSRLTSFVGRESEVRALHSDLTRARLVTLTGPGGAGKTRLAVEAADGLAGQWDDGVWLAELAPVRDAESLPEAVLTALGARETRLGGPTETAPRDPVTQLLAHCARLRVLIVLDNCEQVIGAAAELVQELLTGCPGVTVLATSREPLGVPGERVRAVGPLPHESALRLFGQRGAAARTDFRTDDDPDAVAEICRRLDGLPLALELAAARLRMLTPRQIADRLDDRFRLLNTGPRTSRTLQPRQQTLRAVVDWSWELLDTPERAVLRRLAVFAGGFALAQAETVCADPVPEGESALAPSPGGVRSAVAETDVLDLLGSLVDKSLVIAAPGGDDAMRYRLLETVAEYAFERLEEAGERAAAELRHLAAYRELVRTGEPVLRGPRQHEVMERFEVEHDNVRAALRTAVDRRCEQDALCLTLAMAWFWQLRGHHAEARGWSRAVAALGPDPFAEPVRPAVPLADRCTDRPPPWSEEQLWEARRGVELMVFAAGGDAAAFNSPETVAYLRRVVSAYGTGLAQNTRQPGSVWYFARLLTGGFSGFDQAVDAMVADARTHGDPWDLAFTLLLRAKLLGGRDADEALALFERLGDPWAIAEALSGQGESYEREGRYEEAAAVFERALESITGTGPHVQVPEFTARLAAVRLETARTPAERDAAERLLREADAQSRRFPGNGISAVRLLLAQHCGRTGRPDAAREQLRSIEGEFSRSTPDLFRGLIAGMHGWLDCLDGKYADAQDRIQDAVRQLEAQAHLVAPNLIISQFLAAAWAKAGLGAARDGARLLGAYDRNSTGRVSFGFRPLPAESETRRDAEEAVRAVLDTASYERAHAEGAELDVREAAALV from the coding sequence ATGATCCGCTACCACGTACTCGGACCGACGCGTGCCCGGCACCCGGACGGCAGCCAAGTGCCGCTCGGCGGAGCCCGGCTGAGAGCGCTGCTGGCCGCGCTGGCGGCGGGCGCGGGGCGCGCGGTGCCGCAGTCCGTGCTGGTCGCGCAGGTGTGGGGCGAGGGGAACGCGCTGCCCGCCGACGAGATCGCGGCGGTTCAGGCGCTGGTGGGACGGCTGCGACGGGCACTGGGGCGGGACGCGGTGGAGTCCGTGCCGGGCGGGTACCGGCTCGCCGCGCGGGCCGAGGAGATCGACCTCTTCCACTTCGAGCGGCTCGCACAGGAGGGCGTGGCGGCGCTGGCCGCCGGGGACCCGCTGAGGGCCTCGGGGCTGCTGCACGACGCCCTCGCGTTGTGGCAGGGGCCCGTACTTGCCGACCTCCCCGCCCGGGACGGCGATCCGGCCGTGGTGCGGGCCGAGCGGCACCGTGCCGACGCACGCCGCCACCGGCTCGCGGCGCAGGTGGAGCTGGGGCACGCAGAGAGCGCTCTGGGCGAGCTGTCCGCGCTGGCCGCGACCGCCCCGCTCGACGAGCCCCTCCAGGCGCTCCACATCCGCGCCTTGCGGGCAGCGGGCCGCCCGGCAGAGGCCCTGGCCGCCTACGAATCCGTACGGAGCGCGCTCGCGGACCGCCTGGGTACCGGCCCGGGGCCGCAGCTGCTGGCCCTCCACACGGAATTGCTGAACCCCGAGCGGCATGCCGACAGCGCTCTCGCGGGCCGGACCCGCACGGACCCCTCTCGCACAGTCTCCCCTGCCAATGCCGGGCTCCCCGGACGAGGAAGCGCGGCCGAGCCGCGCACGCCGCCCCGGCGGCCCGCCGGGAACCTCCGGTCGCGGCTCACCTCCTTCGTCGGGCGGGAGTCCGAGGTGCGGGCGCTGCACAGCGATCTGACCCGGGCGCGCCTGGTCACGCTCACCGGGCCGGGCGGCGCCGGTAAGACGCGGCTGGCGGTGGAGGCGGCCGACGGCCTGGCCGGGCAGTGGGACGACGGGGTGTGGCTGGCCGAGCTCGCACCCGTACGGGACGCGGAGAGCCTGCCCGAGGCCGTACTCACCGCGCTGGGTGCCCGGGAGACGCGGCTCGGCGGCCCCACCGAGACGGCGCCCCGCGATCCGGTCACCCAGTTGCTGGCCCACTGCGCCCGCCTCCGCGTGCTGATCGTGCTCGACAACTGCGAGCAAGTCATCGGCGCTGCGGCCGAGTTGGTGCAGGAACTGCTGACCGGCTGCCCGGGTGTCACCGTCCTCGCGACCAGCCGCGAACCGCTCGGCGTGCCGGGGGAGCGGGTGAGGGCGGTCGGCCCGTTGCCGCACGAGAGCGCTCTGAGGCTGTTCGGGCAGCGCGGCGCCGCGGCCCGGACGGACTTCAGGACCGATGACGATCCGGACGCTGTCGCCGAGATCTGCCGGCGCCTGGACGGGCTGCCCCTCGCCCTCGAACTCGCCGCCGCCCGGCTGCGCATGCTCACCCCGCGCCAGATCGCGGACCGGCTCGACGACCGGTTCCGGCTGCTCAACACCGGCCCCCGCACCAGCAGGACCCTGCAACCGAGACAGCAGACGCTCCGTGCGGTGGTCGACTGGTCCTGGGAACTGCTCGACACTCCGGAGCGGGCCGTCCTGCGGCGGCTGGCCGTCTTCGCGGGAGGCTTCGCCCTGGCCCAGGCGGAGACCGTCTGCGCGGATCCCGTCCCGGAAGGCGAGAGCGCGCTCGCCCCGTCGCCCGGCGGTGTGCGATCCGCGGTCGCCGAAACCGACGTCCTGGACCTGCTCGGCTCCCTTGTCGACAAGTCGCTCGTCATCGCGGCGCCCGGAGGCGACGACGCCATGCGGTACCGGTTGCTGGAGACCGTGGCGGAGTACGCCTTCGAGCGGCTGGAGGAGGCGGGGGAGCGGGCGGCGGCCGAGCTGCGGCATCTCGCCGCGTACCGCGAACTCGTCCGCACCGGGGAGCCCGTGCTGCGCGGCCCGCGTCAGCACGAGGTCATGGAGCGCTTCGAGGTCGAGCACGACAACGTAAGAGCCGCTCTGCGCACGGCAGTTGACCGACGGTGTGAGCAGGACGCGCTGTGCCTCACCCTCGCCATGGCCTGGTTCTGGCAGCTGCGTGGCCACCATGCGGAGGCGCGCGGCTGGTCCCGGGCCGTCGCCGCGCTCGGTCCCGACCCCTTCGCCGAACCCGTACGGCCCGCCGTCCCGCTCGCCGACCGCTGCACGGACCGTCCGCCGCCGTGGTCCGAAGAACAGCTCTGGGAGGCACGGCGCGGTGTGGAGCTCATGGTGTTCGCGGCCGGCGGTGACGCCGCCGCGTTCAACAGCCCCGAGACCGTGGCGTATCTGCGCCGGGTGGTCTCCGCGTACGGCACGGGTCTTGCGCAGAACACTCGGCAACCCGGCTCCGTCTGGTACTTCGCCCGCCTGCTGACCGGCGGATTCAGCGGATTCGACCAGGCCGTCGACGCGATGGTCGCCGACGCCCGGACGCACGGCGACCCCTGGGACCTCGCCTTCACCCTCCTGCTCCGTGCGAAGCTCCTCGGCGGCCGCGACGCCGACGAGGCACTCGCGCTCTTCGAGCGGCTCGGCGACCCGTGGGCCATCGCGGAAGCCCTCTCCGGGCAAGGCGAGTCGTACGAGCGGGAAGGCCGGTACGAGGAGGCCGCCGCCGTCTTCGAGCGGGCCCTGGAAAGCATCACCGGCACGGGCCCGCACGTCCAAGTGCCGGAGTTCACCGCGCGGTTGGCCGCCGTCAGACTGGAGACGGCCCGCACTCCGGCCGAGCGCGACGCGGCGGAACGGTTGCTCAGGGAAGCCGACGCGCAGTCGCGGCGCTTTCCGGGGAACGGCATCTCCGCCGTCCGCCTGCTCCTTGCCCAGCACTGTGGCCGTACCGGCCGCCCCGACGCGGCCCGCGAGCAACTCCGGTCGATCGAAGGGGAGTTCAGCCGCTCGACGCCCGATCTCTTCCGTGGGCTCATCGCGGGCATGCACGGCTGGCTGGACTGTCTGGACGGAAAGTACGCCGACGCGCAGGACCGCATCCAGGACGCGGTACGTCAGCTGGAAGCCCAGGCCCATCTGGTCGCCCCGAACCTGATCATCAGTCAGTTCCTCGCCGCCGCATGGGCGAAGGCCGGACTCGGCGCCGCACGGGACGGTGCCCGGCTGCTCGGCGCGTACGACCGGAACTCCACCGGTCGCGTGAGCTTCGGTTTCCGCCCGCTGCCCGCCGAGTCCGAGACCCGGCGGGACGCGGAGGAGGCCGTGCGCGCGGTCCTCGACACGGCGTCCTACGAACGCGCCCACGCGGAAGGCGCGGAACTCGACGTGCGCGAGGCCGCGGCCCTGGTGTGA